In the Nitrospirota bacterium genome, one interval contains:
- a CDS encoding transposase produces MKRPVFADNELYHIYNRGVEKRDIFMDERDYYRFVHNLYEFNDQNPAVNISYYFDKGSGTVRSTPLKVRKEPRKNLVDILVFTLMPNHFHLLLRQKKENGISRFMQKLGTGYTNYFNVKHKRVGGLFQGKFKAVHVNEEAHFIHLPHYIHTNPLELKYGSRTSIDLILNYRWSSFQDYIGRKNFPSVTSRGFLLNIFGGEEGYLKHTLKRLDGLDNEDLPRVVKDVALD; encoded by the coding sequence ATGAAAAGACCGGTTTTTGCAGATAATGAATTGTACCATATCTATAACCGTGGTGTGGAGAAGAGAGACATTTTTATGGATGAAAGGGACTATTACCGTTTTGTCCATAACCTTTATGAGTTCAATGATCAAAATCCTGCTGTGAATATAAGTTATTATTTTGATAAGGGCTCAGGAACCGTTAGGTCAACTCCTTTGAAAGTGAGAAAAGAGCCTCGAAAAAATCTGGTAGATATCCTTGTATTTACTCTTATGCCAAATCATTTTCATCTGCTATTAAGACAAAAGAAGGAGAACGGTATTTCAAGATTTATGCAGAAACTGGGAACAGGTTACACAAATTACTTCAACGTAAAACATAAGAGGGTAGGCGGCCTTTTTCAAGGGAAATTCAAAGCCGTACATGTGAATGAAGAAGCACATTTCATCCATCTCCCGCATTATATCCATACAAATCCCCTGGAACTGAAATATGGAAGTCGGACTTCCATAGATTTAATCTTAAACTACAGGTGGAGCAGTTTTCAGGATTATATAGGCAGGAAGAACTTTCCTTCAGTTACCAGCAGGGGTTTTCTGCTGAATATCTTTGGCGGAGAGGAAGGGTATCTTAAGCATACTTTAAAACGTCTTGATGGTTTAGACAATGAAGATCTCCCAAGAGTGGTGAAAGATGTGGCTTTAGACTAA